A window of the Lactuca sativa cultivar Salinas chromosome 7, Lsat_Salinas_v11, whole genome shotgun sequence genome harbors these coding sequences:
- the LOC111906020 gene encoding elongation factor G-2, mitochondrial, with amino-acid sequence MAGSRSSTTRLLYTLRSSIYPSSRSPTPPSPITALLHLHRHYSAAPAVRAKDDKEPWWKESMEKVRNIGISAHIDSGKTTLTERVLFYTGRIHEIHEVRGKDGVGAKMDSMELEREKGITIQSAATYCTWKDYQVNIIDTPGHVDFTIEVERALRVLDGAILVLCSVGGVQSQSITVDRQMRRYEVPRVAFINKLDRMGADPWKVLNQARKKLRHHSAAVQMPIGLEEDFQGLVDLVQLKAYFFHGSSGEKVVTEEIPADMQAMAAEKRRELIEAVSDVDDQLAEVFLNDEPISAADLEAAIRRATIARKFIPVFMGSAFKNKGVQPLLDGVLCYLPNPLEVDNFALDQSNKEEKVKLSGTPAGPMVALAFKLEERQFGQLTYLRIYEGILRKGEFITNINTGKKIKVSKLGRMHSDSMEDIQEAHAGQIVAVFGLDCASGDTFTDGSVKYTMTSMNVPEPVVSLAVSPVSKDSGKQFSKALNRFQREDPTFRVGLDPESGQTIISGMGELHLEVYVERIKREYKVDATVGKPRVNFRETITQRAEFDYLHKKQSGGQGQYGRVVGYMEPLPAGSERKFEFENMIIGQAIPSNFIPHIEKGFREAANSGSLIGFPVENIRVVMTDGASHAVDSSELAFRLASIYAFRQCYAKCKPVILEPVMLVELKVPTEFQGTVAGDLNRRKGIIVGNDQDGDDSVINALVPLNNMFGYSTALRSMTQGKGEFTMEYKEHSPVSADVQTQLINAHKPKAE; translated from the exons ATGGCTGGATCGCGATCCTCTACGACGCGCCTACTATACACTCTACGTTCATCCATCTATCCATCATCAAGATCGCCAACACCACCATCACCCATCACTGCTCTCCTCCATCTCCACCGTCACTACTCCGCTGCACCAGCCGTGAGGGCGAAGGATGATAAGGAACCATGGTGGAAGGAGTCGATGGAGAAAGTGAGAAACATCGGAATATCGGCGCATATTGATTCGGGAAAAACGACGCTTACGGAGAGGGTTTTGTTTTACACGGGGAGGATTCATGAGATTCATGAGGTCAGAGGGAAAGATGGCGTTGGTGCAAAGATGGACTCGATGGAATTGGAGCGAGAGAAAGGGATTACTATTCAGTCCGCAGCTACTTATTGCACTTGGAAAGATTATCAG GTAAATATAATCGATACTCCAGGTCACGTGGACTTCACAATTGAAGTTGAGAGAGCTCTGCGTGTTCTTGATGGTGCAATTCTTGTCCTCTGTAGTGTTGGTGGTGTTCAAAGTCAGTCAATTACTGTTGATAGACAAATGAGAAGATATGAAGTTCCAAGAGTTGCTTTTATCAACAAACTTGATCGAATGGGGGCAGATCCATGGAAGGTTCTCAATCAG GCAAGGAAAAAGCTTCGACATCACAGTGCTGCAGTGCAAATGCCAATAGGATTGGAAGAGGACTTTCAGGGTCTTGTGGATCTTGTGCAACTAAAGGCTTATTTCTTTCATGGCTCTAGCGG TGAAAAAGTTGTAACAGAAGAAATTCCAGCTGATATGCAAGCAATGGCTGCAGAAAAGAGACGTGAGTTAATTGAAGCAGTCTCTGATGTTGATGATCAGCTTGCTGAAGTATTCCTCAATGATGAACCTATATCAGCTGCTGATCTTGAG GCAGCCATTCGTAGAGCAACTATAGCCCGGAAATTTATACCAGTATTTATGGGTAGTGCATTTAAGAATAAG gGAGTACAACCGCTTCTTGATGGCGTTCTTTGTTATTTGCCTAATCCACTTGAAGTTGACAATTTTGCCCTTGACCAATCTAACAAGGAAGAAAAG GTCAAGCTGTCTGGAACGCCAGCTGGACCAATGGTTGCATTGGCTTTTAAACTGGAAGAACGACAATTCGGTCAACTGACATATTTAAG AATCTATGAAGGTATTCTCAGGAAAGGCGAATTCATAACAAATATTAATACAGGAAAGAAAATTAAA GTATCGAAACTAGGCCGGATGCATTCAGATTCTATGGAG GACATTCAAGAAGCTCATGCAGGTCAAATTGTAGCAGTATTTGGATTAGATTGTGCATCAGGAGATACTTTTACAGATGGATCAGTCAAATACACCATGACTTCCATGAATGTTCCGGAACCTGTTGTGTCATTAGCTGTTTCACCTGTTTCAAAAGATTCCGGAAAAcaa tTCTCAAAAGCTTTGAATCGTTTTCAAAGAGAGGACCCCACATTCCGTGTTGGATTGGACCCCGAGAGTGGTCag ACAATTATATCGGGAATGGGAGAGTTGCATTTGGAAGTTTATGTGGAGCGCATTAAAAGGGAATATAAG GTTGATGCAACTGTTGGAAAGCCTCGTGTGAACTTCAGAGAGACAATTACACAACGTGCAGAATTTGATTATTTACATAAGAAGCAAAGTGGAGGCCAAGGTCAATATGGAAGGGTGGTTGG GTATATGGAGCCACTGCCAGCTGGATCAGAGAGGAAATTTGAATTTGAAAACATGATAATAGGACAAGCTATACCCTCCAACTTCATCCCACACATTGAGAAGGGTTTCAGGGAAGCTGCCAATTC GGGTTCTTTGATTGGATTCCCAGTTGAAAATATTCGTGTGGTTATGACAGATGGTGCTTCTCATGCTGTGGATTCCAGTGAACTTGCTTTCAGATTAGCTTCAATTTATGCTTTTAGACAG TGTTATGCAAAATGCAAGCCAGTGATACTGGAGCCTGTGATGTTGGTAGAATTGAAAGTGCCAACTGAATTTCAGGGCACTGTTGCTGGTGACTTGAACAG GAGAAAAGGCATAATTGTTGGAAATGACCAAGATGGAGATGATTCTGTCATCAATGCCCTT GTCCCACTGAACAATATGTTTGGATACTCAACAGCTCTTCGTTCCATGACACAG GGAAAGGGTGAATTCACCATGGAATACAAAGAACACTCACCAGTTTCTGCAGATGTGCAAACACAATTGATCAACGCCCATAAACCCAAGGCTGAATAA
- the LOC111906021 gene encoding uncharacterized protein LOC111906021 isoform X1: MENTEASFSTFGISEEEGDKLVAEVIRYILFKTHQNSGCPIKREELSQLITKNYHHRYLPTLVLNKATAKFSTIFGYNLKELQRSRPSSNNQARSSQSSVDLKSYIITSQLDPGVYKKHVEDTTKSNLTGFAFVVIGIVHLAGGKITEESLWHHLGRLGMSQNDERHTDFGNIKQTVETLVQQRYLHKDKSNGPEGLTLFYELAERGLDATLSSSFKDSLSQIVTSEATAIGLD, encoded by the exons ATGGAAAACACAGAAGCAAGTTTCTCTACTTTTGGTATTTCTGAAGAG GAAGGTGACAAACTTGTTGCAGAAGTAATTCGATATATTCTTTTTAAAACACATCAGAATTCTGGATGCCCAATCAAGAGAGAAGAACTAAGTCAACTAATAACAAAAAACTATCACCATAGATATCTTCCAACTCTTGTCCTCAACAAAGCCACTGCAAAATTTTCAACCATTTTTGGTTATAATTTGAAGGAGCTTCAACGTTCTCGCCCTTCATCAAATAATCAGGCCCGATCTTCACAGA GTTCTGTTGACTTAAAATCATACATTATAACAAGTCAACTAGATCCTGGAGTCTACAAAAAGCATGTTGAAGATACAACAAAATCAAACTTGACTGGATTTGCATTTGTTGTTATTGGCATTGTTCATCTTGCTGGAGGCAAAATTACTGAAG AAAGTCTTTGGCACCATTTAGGGCGATTGGGTATGTCACAGAATGATGAAAGGCACACTGATTTTGGGAATATCAAACAGACAGTGGAAACACTTGTCCAACAAag ATATTTGCACAAGGATAAAAGTAATGGCCCCGAAGGGTTAACATTGTTTTATGAGCTTGCAGAAAGAGGTTTGGATGCCACACTTAGCAGTAGCTTTAAAGACTCCTTATCACAG ATTGTCACGAGTGAGGCCACTGCAATTGGACTTGACTAG
- the LOC111906021 gene encoding uncharacterized protein LOC111906021 isoform X2, producing MENTEASFSTFGISEEEGDKLVAEVIRYILFKTHQNSGCPIKREELSQLITKNYHHRYLPTLVLNKATAKFSTIFGYNLKELQRSRPSSNNQARSSQSSVDLKSYIITSQLDPGVYKKHVEDTTKSNLTGFAFVVIGIVHLAGGKITEESLWHHLGRLGMSQNDERHTDFGNIKQTVETLVQQRKRFGCHT from the exons ATGGAAAACACAGAAGCAAGTTTCTCTACTTTTGGTATTTCTGAAGAG GAAGGTGACAAACTTGTTGCAGAAGTAATTCGATATATTCTTTTTAAAACACATCAGAATTCTGGATGCCCAATCAAGAGAGAAGAACTAAGTCAACTAATAACAAAAAACTATCACCATAGATATCTTCCAACTCTTGTCCTCAACAAAGCCACTGCAAAATTTTCAACCATTTTTGGTTATAATTTGAAGGAGCTTCAACGTTCTCGCCCTTCATCAAATAATCAGGCCCGATCTTCACAGA GTTCTGTTGACTTAAAATCATACATTATAACAAGTCAACTAGATCCTGGAGTCTACAAAAAGCATGTTGAAGATACAACAAAATCAAACTTGACTGGATTTGCATTTGTTGTTATTGGCATTGTTCATCTTGCTGGAGGCAAAATTACTGAAG AAAGTCTTTGGCACCATTTAGGGCGATTGGGTATGTCACAGAATGATGAAAGGCACACTGATTTTGGGAATATCAAACAGACAGTGGAAACACTTGTCCAACAAag AAAGAGGTTTGGATGCCACACTTAG